A region of Ferruginibacter albus DNA encodes the following proteins:
- a CDS encoding BamA/TamA family outer membrane protein gives MKMKCKVLLTTFLSVLLFLPQLVNAQQPTTADQDKDTFFLAKKRGLIGELGRSMAVGNPVNTEPVKIANPFQPFAGRIIKSIQIVRLGFDRNINDTEIIRHSFGLRIAKKFHKNTVQQVIKNNLLFKTGQTLFPNLMADNERLLREQIYIQDARILVKFVPGSIDSVDVIVLTKDVFSIGGILDIGSTNKFTFGLSEDNLNGRGTRLAGSSMFDKSREPKFGYGAEFVNRNMKGSFIDWTLGFKTYEPAYVVGRNEETHIYTTFSKPLVTPYIPWTGALTLSFNKDNNLYNTPHYDSVSKYQYYNIDGWFGYNFGATTLLRKNRDIRLRKLLAVRVLHMHFNNVPLMFGPPDGTQVFNYYKYVNVTGALGAFNVFKQDFYRTNFIYGFGRNEDVPQGFNAALTGGWTNQNGRERPYFGLDGELSLFSRKAYYNDITVRIGGYRYQNKFEDFNILLNLYHFTKLKKINPNWYRRYFLTASVTKQIKPTSLTQALFLQSGPFGLPYVGGPLQTGDFRATLKPEAVFFNLKKFLGFRFAPFLFGNATMLTPTGMPVDKSVLYSAWGGGVRTRNENLVFGTMELRGYYIPRTLPGVKGWRVEVSTNLQFKFNSTFVKQPDFIIPN, from the coding sequence ATGAAGATGAAGTGCAAGGTTTTACTAACTACCTTTTTGAGTGTACTACTTTTTTTACCGCAATTGGTAAATGCTCAGCAACCCACCACCGCCGACCAGGATAAAGACACTTTCTTTTTAGCTAAAAAAAGGGGATTAATAGGAGAGTTGGGTAGAAGTATGGCAGTTGGAAATCCCGTTAATACAGAGCCGGTTAAAATTGCCAACCCGTTTCAGCCATTTGCAGGCAGGATCATTAAATCAATTCAAATTGTTCGGTTGGGATTTGACAGGAATATTAATGATACCGAGATCATCCGACATAGTTTTGGGTTAAGAATTGCGAAAAAATTTCATAAGAATACGGTTCAGCAGGTTATTAAAAACAACCTTTTATTTAAAACAGGACAAACCTTATTTCCTAACCTGATGGCGGATAACGAACGTTTGTTACGGGAACAGATATATATCCAGGATGCCCGTATCCTGGTGAAATTTGTGCCGGGTAGTATTGATTCGGTAGATGTTATTGTGTTAACTAAAGATGTATTTTCTATTGGCGGCATCCTGGATATAGGCAGCACCAATAAATTTACATTTGGATTAAGTGAAGATAATTTAAATGGACGCGGTACACGACTTGCGGGCAGCTCTATGTTCGATAAATCAAGAGAGCCCAAATTTGGCTATGGGGCAGAGTTTGTTAATCGCAATATGAAAGGCTCTTTTATTGACTGGACCCTTGGCTTTAAAACCTATGAACCTGCATATGTTGTAGGAAGGAATGAAGAGACGCATATTTATACCACTTTCTCCAAGCCATTGGTTACACCTTATATTCCATGGACAGGAGCGTTGACGCTTTCTTTTAATAAGGATAATAATTTATACAATACTCCTCATTACGACAGTGTATCCAAATACCAGTATTACAATATAGATGGCTGGTTTGGATATAATTTCGGCGCTACCACATTGCTTCGCAAAAACCGTGATATCCGTTTGAGAAAGCTTTTAGCGGTAAGGGTGCTTCACATGCATTTTAATAATGTTCCATTGATGTTTGGTCCGCCGGATGGTACTCAGGTGTTCAATTATTATAAATACGTAAATGTTACCGGAGCTTTAGGCGCTTTCAATGTATTCAAACAGGACTTTTACAGAACCAATTTTATTTATGGTTTTGGAAGGAACGAAGACGTTCCCCAAGGCTTTAATGCTGCTTTAACCGGGGGATGGACCAATCAAAACGGTAGAGAACGTCCTTATTTTGGATTGGATGGAGAATTGAGTTTATTCTCCAGGAAAGCTTACTATAACGATATAACCGTAAGGATTGGCGGTTACCGCTATCAAAACAAGTTTGAAGATTTCAATATATTATTGAACCTCTATCATTTCACCAAGCTTAAAAAGATAAACCCCAACTGGTACCGACGTTATTTTTTAACTGCCAGTGTTACCAAACAGATCAAACCTACTTCATTAACACAGGCATTGTTTCTTCAAAGCGGCCCGTTTGGGCTGCCTTATGTAGGCGGGCCTTTGCAAACCGGCGATTTCAGGGCTACTTTAAAACCTGAAGCCGTATTTTTTAATCTAAAAAAATTCCTCGGCTTCCGTTTTGCGCCTTTTTTATTCGGCAATGCAACCATGCTAACGCCTACGGGTATGCCTGTTGATAAGAGCGTCTTATATTCTGCATGGGGTGGTGGCGTTCGCACCCGTAACGAAAACCTTGTTTTCGGAACGATGGAATTGCGGGGATATTATATTCCCAGGACCTTACCCGGCGTTAAAGGCTGGCGGGTAGAAGTAAGTACCAACCTGCAGTTTAAATTCAATAGCACGTTTGTAAAACAACCGGATTTTATTATTCCGAATTAG
- a CDS encoding T9SS type A sorting domain-containing protein, with amino-acid sequence MMSIRNISNAQTLIQYSTSVPLGTINDNHIPGAIYVQGTSNPNSIYIGKGGGAALSNLGIGAGQPPLYNNTTGINNTGVGSGAIYFNIVGNNNAAFGGSALNSVNKTNQLTSDDNTAIGYGSLGSIESGNRNTGVGSGSMSNALSSTDNTAVGYRCLLNQNGSFNTAIGSGAGPGNSTNSVAIGANALNQVYSGSNTNNVAIGYAAQVYMPTTNSASNSLSIQNVIYGNNMTSASAGLIGIGTSTPGSKLDVKGALRLSSTSSSGYVGFVSPASPTTNVTYTLPSADGTSGQVLTTNGSSTLSWTTPPAATGITSSCSTVGKIPYTSSAGGNLSCSNITFDNTNSYVGIGTASPAATLHVNGTVRLQGLPTNSPTNYINPLLIDANGDLWIGNATLSRPAVGDDDLQTKVDSLESEVSDFKKQVSDLRSLVELMITNNSSSSNKLFSVSPNPANGRIHVEPIKNFTASSKYIEVRDINNSSVIAKTAFNGTIDLTVNNTLSNGTYLVVIYDNANVIQTEKVTVIK; translated from the coding sequence ATGATGTCTATTAGAAACATTAGTAATGCTCAAACATTGATTCAATATTCTACATCGGTACCTCTTGGAACGATTAATGATAATCATATCCCAGGTGCTATTTATGTACAGGGAACAAGCAACCCTAATTCTATTTATATAGGAAAAGGCGGGGGAGCCGCTTTAAGCAATTTGGGAATCGGTGCTGGTCAACCACCTCTGTATAATAATACCACTGGTATTAACAATACAGGAGTTGGTAGTGGAGCTATTTATTTTAATATCGTTGGGAATAATAATGCTGCATTTGGAGGAAGCGCGTTAAACTCGGTGAATAAAACAAATCAACTCACAAGTGATGATAATACTGCTATAGGATATGGTAGCCTAGGTTCAATTGAAAGTGGTAATAGAAACACTGGAGTAGGCTCTGGTTCAATGTCAAATGCATTAAGTAGTACCGATAATACCGCTGTGGGTTATCGTTGTCTACTTAACCAAAATGGATCATTTAATACAGCCATTGGTTCAGGTGCAGGACCTGGAAATTCAACTAATAGCGTAGCTATTGGAGCCAATGCGCTTAACCAAGTTTATAGCGGTAGTAATACTAATAACGTAGCTATTGGATATGCGGCCCAAGTATATATGCCTACAACTAACAGTGCAAGTAATTCTTTATCTATTCAAAATGTTATCTATGGTAATAATATGACTAGTGCTAGCGCAGGGTTAATCGGAATAGGCACCTCTACTCCTGGTAGCAAATTAGATGTTAAAGGAGCATTGCGATTAAGCAGCACTTCTAGTTCAGGTTATGTAGGGTTTGTCTCTCCAGCAAGCCCAACGACAAATGTTACTTATACTCTACCAAGCGCAGACGGTACAAGCGGGCAAGTATTAACTACCAATGGTTCATCTACTTTAAGTTGGACTACACCTCCGGCAGCAACTGGAATTACAAGTTCATGCTCTACAGTAGGTAAAATACCTTACACTTCTTCAGCGGGAGGAAATTTAAGTTGTAGCAATATCACTTTCGACAATACAAATAGTTATGTAGGTATTGGTACAGCTTCGCCAGCAGCTACATTACATGTTAATGGTACTGTAAGATTACAGGGTTTACCTACAAATTCTCCTACTAATTACATTAACCCATTACTTATCGATGCGAATGGTGACTTATGGATAGGAAACGCAACATTATCTCGTCCAGCTGTTGGTGATGATGATTTACAAACAAAAGTAGATTCATTAGAAAGTGAAGTTTCTGATTTCAAAAAGCAAGTAAGTGATTTGCGTTCCTTGGTTGAATTAATGATAACAAACAACTCTTCATCTTCTAATAAACTGTTCAGTGTATCTCCTAATCCGGCAAATGGGCGTATCCATGTAGAGCCAATTAAAAACTTTACTGCTTCATCAAAATATATTGAAGTAAGAGATATTAATAACAGTTCTGTTATTGCAAAAACAGCTTTTAATGGAACTATTGATCTAACAGTCAATAATACATTAAGCAACGGAACTTACTTAGTGGTTATTTATGATAACGCTAATGTAATTCAAACAGAAAAAGTAACAGTTATAAAGTAA